A genomic stretch from Telmatocola sphagniphila includes:
- a CDS encoding TIGR03000 domain-containing protein: MSALIRLPLLLIALVCVSNSAQSRPFDDDKTRILIEIKVPADASLTVDGIPVKQTGSVRRLITPELPYGRTFKYTFKAVSMENGKKYEAEKTVSVEAGKSYEVDLISNAKLIETEKKSEPKKVEMKKEPEKQPEVKTEPKKEEMKKDPEKKPDTKVEPKKPEIKIEIPKAPEMKKDPEKKPEDFKKKDTVKKDEPKKTIDKKNTIIVPFVSTPNAVVKAMLKLAEVGKDDIVYDLGCGDGRITIAAVKEFKARKAYGIDIDPERVKESLANARIQGVERSVQFKEGDVLEMKDVGDANVVTLYMLPQLNEKLEPMLRRTLKPGARIVSHDFEIGSWKPTKTEDVKDEDGNDHKIFLWVIPEKK, from the coding sequence GTGTCCGCTCTTATCCGTTTGCCTCTCCTCCTGATTGCTCTGGTGTGTGTTTCCAACTCTGCTCAGTCTCGTCCGTTCGATGATGATAAAACGCGAATATTGATTGAGATCAAAGTTCCCGCCGATGCCAGTCTGACGGTGGATGGCATTCCCGTCAAACAAACCGGATCGGTACGCAGACTGATTACACCCGAGTTACCTTACGGTCGAACTTTCAAGTACACTTTCAAGGCCGTTTCGATGGAGAACGGCAAGAAATATGAAGCGGAGAAGACTGTCTCGGTGGAAGCGGGCAAGAGCTACGAAGTCGATCTGATCTCCAATGCCAAGCTCATCGAAACGGAGAAGAAGTCCGAGCCGAAAAAAGTGGAGATGAAAAAAGAACCGGAGAAACAGCCGGAAGTTAAGACCGAGCCGAAAAAAGAGGAGATGAAAAAGGATCCGGAGAAGAAGCCGGATACCAAAGTCGAACCGAAGAAGCCTGAAATCAAGATTGAGATTCCCAAGGCTCCTGAAATGAAGAAGGATCCGGAGAAGAAGCCGGAGGATTTCAAAAAGAAAGATACCGTCAAGAAAGACGAACCCAAAAAAACGATCGATAAAAAGAACACGATAATTGTGCCTTTCGTTTCCACGCCCAATGCGGTCGTCAAGGCGATGTTGAAACTCGCCGAAGTAGGCAAAGATGACATCGTCTATGACTTAGGTTGTGGCGACGGTCGGATTACCATAGCGGCCGTCAAAGAATTCAAAGCCCGGAAAGCGTACGGCATCGATATCGATCCCGAGCGAGTGAAAGAGTCGCTGGCCAATGCCCGGATTCAAGGTGTCGAACGCTCCGTTCAATTCAAGGAAGGCGATGTTCTGGAGATGAAGGATGTGGGCGATGCCAACGTGGTCACACTCTATATGCTTCCTCAACTGAATGAAAAATTAGAACCGATGCTCCGCCGCACCTTAAAGCCTGGAGCTCGCATTGTTTCGCATGACTTCGAAATCGGCAGTTGGAAGCCAACCAAGACCGAAGATGTGAAGGATGAAGACGGCAACGATCACAAAATATTTCTCTGGGTGATTCCGGAAAAGAAATAA
- a CDS encoding MFS transporter: MSITSSEKPTGVRYTILLLLCCLAMITYIDRAVVSNAKDDIMDSVGQDRADMYYLLVAFQLAYALFEIPTGWLGDRFGPRSTLFRIVIWWTIFLSLTGLAGLKFGGETMLIGFSALLLIQFLFGMGEAGAFPNISRAIYNWFPASQRGFASGCVWLSARLMGGLTPLIWLFMTDAGFLSLNWRQGFAIFAGLASLWCLIFYFWFRNTPLEHPRANEAERNFILAHHVPQSGSHSIPWKILFGNANMRAICGMYFCLNFAWYFFMYFLPGFMKENFGLPRTSIGALGGGLTVASADLAQSTQQKILIAFFSGGPLLLGMFGCLIGGFLTDAYVRKTGDRKWGRRLFGMIGFGGASLSYILALVFISNIYAFAFLIALAGFFNDLTMSSCWATCQDVGRRNAAMVSGCMNMIGNLGAVLTNYVTGKILKSYTGADISQGYFLCISLFALAYFLGCLIWMKIDATKPIFPDSDDSLGAKK, encoded by the coding sequence ATGTCCATTACTTCTTCCGAAAAGCCCACCGGTGTCCGCTACACGATACTGTTGCTGCTCTGCTGCCTGGCGATGATCACCTATATCGACCGGGCCGTGGTCTCCAATGCCAAAGATGACATCATGGACTCGGTTGGCCAGGATCGGGCCGACATGTATTATCTTCTAGTCGCGTTCCAGCTCGCCTACGCTTTATTTGAGATTCCGACCGGCTGGCTCGGCGACCGCTTCGGACCGCGCTCCACTCTCTTTCGCATCGTTATCTGGTGGACCATTTTTTTGAGTCTGACGGGGTTGGCCGGTCTGAAATTCGGCGGCGAAACCATGCTGATCGGGTTCAGCGCCTTGCTTCTGATTCAATTTCTCTTCGGGATGGGAGAAGCCGGAGCATTTCCCAATATTTCGCGAGCGATCTATAACTGGTTTCCGGCCTCGCAACGAGGTTTCGCCTCTGGTTGCGTCTGGCTTTCCGCCCGTCTGATGGGCGGGTTGACCCCGTTAATCTGGCTGTTCATGACCGATGCGGGCTTTCTTTCTTTGAACTGGAGGCAGGGCTTTGCTATTTTTGCCGGTTTAGCTTCATTATGGTGCCTCATCTTCTATTTCTGGTTCCGCAATACCCCTCTGGAGCATCCGAGGGCGAATGAAGCGGAACGCAATTTTATCCTGGCTCATCACGTTCCGCAAAGCGGCTCGCATTCGATTCCCTGGAAAATCTTGTTCGGGAATGCCAACATGCGGGCGATCTGCGGCATGTATTTCTGCCTGAATTTTGCCTGGTACTTCTTCATGTATTTTCTGCCGGGATTCATGAAGGAAAACTTCGGATTGCCCCGAACCAGTATCGGCGCTTTGGGCGGCGGGTTGACCGTGGCTTCTGCCGACCTCGCGCAATCTACGCAACAGAAAATCTTAATCGCTTTTTTCTCAGGAGGACCATTGCTCCTGGGTATGTTCGGATGTCTGATCGGCGGCTTTCTCACGGACGCTTATGTTCGCAAAACGGGTGATCGCAAATGGGGTCGCCGGCTTTTCGGCATGATCGGCTTTGGCGGCGCCAGCTTGAGCTATATCCTGGCTCTGGTTTTCATCTCCAACATTTATGCATTCGCTTTTCTCATCGCTTTGGCGGGTTTTTTCAATGACCTGACCATGAGTTCCTGCTGGGCGACCTGTCAGGATGTGGGGCGACGGAACGCAGCCATGGTTTCGGGGTGCATGAATATGATCGGCAATCTCGGTGCGGTGCTGACGAACTACGTCACCGGCAAGATTCTGAAAAGCTATACCGGTGCCGATATCAGCCAGGGATACTTCCTTTGCATCTCTTTATTTGCACTGGCCTATTTTCTCGGCTGTCTAATTTGGATGAAAATCGACGCCACCAAACCGATTTTTCCCGACTCGGATGACTCGCTCGGCGCGAAAAAATGA
- a CDS encoding ComF family protein, whose protein sequence is MTHAQIFDWWHSLQARLFPPVCWQCDRPSPDDRSPFCNECTNAWLTDESTVCPRCASTIGAFTESEEGCKYCREENYHFSSVVRLGPYKEAWRSAALRLKKAHEETYAHLFAHWWAGKMSPKLPRDCQLVVPVPLHWSRRWERGFNQCHFLARELARQLKIPESRTLRRKRRSEDQKSLSGTERRKNLKQAFELHSSISLKNQKVILVDDVLTTGATADACSRVLVDAGATEVIVAIVAKG, encoded by the coding sequence ATGACGCACGCCCAAATTTTTGATTGGTGGCACTCTTTACAAGCTCGGCTGTTTCCGCCGGTCTGCTGGCAATGCGACCGACCGAGCCCCGACGATCGTTCCCCCTTCTGTAACGAGTGCACAAATGCCTGGTTGACGGACGAATCCACCGTCTGCCCCCGCTGTGCCAGTACGATAGGTGCCTTCACCGAATCCGAGGAAGGCTGCAAGTACTGCCGGGAGGAGAACTATCATTTCTCCAGCGTGGTTCGTCTGGGTCCCTACAAGGAAGCCTGGAGATCCGCCGCGCTCCGTCTCAAAAAAGCCCACGAAGAAACTTATGCGCACCTGTTCGCCCACTGGTGGGCCGGAAAAATGAGCCCGAAACTCCCCCGTGACTGCCAACTGGTAGTTCCCGTCCCCTTGCACTGGTCGCGGCGCTGGGAACGAGGATTCAACCAATGCCATTTCCTGGCCAGAGAATTGGCACGCCAGCTGAAGATTCCGGAAAGTCGAACCCTCCGTCGAAAACGCCGGTCAGAAGATCAGAAATCGCTTTCCGGTACGGAACGCCGTAAGAACCTGAAACAGGCATTCGAATTGCACAGTTCTATCTCATTAAAAAACCAGAAAGTTATCCTGGTAGACGACGTACTAACTACGGGGGCCACAGCCGATGCCTGCTCTCGCGTGTTAGTCGACGCAGGTGCAACGGAAGTGATTGTGGCAATAGTCGCGAAAGGTTAA
- a CDS encoding serine/threonine protein kinase produces the protein MSLNCPHCGFLINPKSPKPGRFQPKCPKCGQSFLLSIPTDVSQPWQVEKLPTPKLEVLSDAPGVTALRQQSSLSASEPIARTRYKSRPGEFDRTEVPVGPTKVDAGNDATVMGNSPRPEVSVEEPSLPKLLGGYEIQRELGHGGMGSVYLARQISLDRSVALKIMNPKWAEDRVFLSRFTREAYAAAQLVHHNVVQIYDIGEEKGFNFFSMEFVDGRSLGDLVKKNGKMPPKEAIGLILQAARGLQFAHDRGMIHRDVKPDNLMLNKQGIVKVADLGLVKTPGMSKAHDAKSSGPKVKLSKSMEVFVQEVTQAHTAMGSPAYMSPEQCRDASQVDLRADIYSLGCTLYVLLTGRPPFSGETALEVMSKHAFEDPIPPDQIVKEVPAEVSNLLMRMIAKSPDVRYPSMKELIEDFELYLIGDTGKESTPEQDTSELQGLVHQFNSVPAVKHRKLALLSFALVGTLGSLLLLFSGSVYGLALLLTIFQTVLAYFLLQGIREKTYLFSKVREWLFGSRFIDWLTYLAGAALLVFASYLTGMLALWIGSLLLAGIWAFAFYFLFDNKINSVREPIIEAAEKILRGWRMQGREESELQLLVAQTAGRHWEEFYEALFGYESKLAMRTELGEQNPQLVIHRYATWREPIINRIQSIQNARKAQREKKFLEKVEVQKLEAEGFSRADARVRAEAQADRMVEKAEEVSKGRKAIRMNDFLEDEEVPAKRAVKPLSMKIEETIGSLVGPKVRFLLAALLIAGGCLWIRENLNEFKANLPNNLENPESALRTFLEATENARPLQLSLLPNSINGLFTYFNPLVAGLLLLLSLGYRGRIMSICFLAGSGIAFVGHKFGIPGVMGVKSEVISIVVGCVISIFGYLMARRERY, from the coding sequence GTGAGTCTGAACTGTCCGCATTGCGGATTTTTGATTAATCCCAAAAGTCCTAAACCAGGTCGCTTTCAGCCGAAGTGTCCTAAATGCGGCCAGTCCTTTCTGCTGAGTATTCCAACCGATGTCTCGCAACCCTGGCAGGTGGAAAAGCTTCCAACTCCGAAGTTGGAAGTTCTATCGGACGCTCCAGGTGTCACTGCTCTCCGGCAACAGTCGAGTCTCTCCGCCTCGGAACCCATTGCCAGAACTCGATACAAATCCCGGCCTGGAGAATTCGATAGGACGGAGGTACCGGTTGGGCCTACCAAGGTCGATGCGGGTAACGATGCCACTGTCATGGGCAATTCCCCCCGGCCCGAGGTAAGCGTTGAAGAACCCTCCCTCCCTAAGCTTTTAGGCGGCTACGAGATCCAGAGAGAACTGGGCCATGGCGGTATGGGATCGGTCTATCTGGCCCGCCAAATTTCGCTGGATCGATCCGTCGCATTGAAAATCATGAATCCCAAATGGGCGGAAGACCGCGTTTTTCTGTCCCGATTTACGCGGGAAGCTTATGCTGCGGCCCAACTCGTTCACCATAACGTTGTTCAGATCTACGACATCGGAGAAGAAAAAGGCTTCAATTTCTTCAGCATGGAATTTGTGGATGGCAGATCCCTGGGCGATCTGGTCAAGAAAAATGGCAAGATGCCTCCTAAAGAAGCGATCGGGCTCATACTGCAAGCGGCCCGCGGTCTGCAATTCGCTCACGATCGCGGCATGATTCACCGCGATGTGAAACCGGACAATCTGATGCTGAATAAGCAGGGGATAGTCAAAGTCGCCGATCTGGGCTTGGTCAAGACTCCGGGGATGTCCAAGGCTCACGATGCAAAATCCTCCGGGCCAAAAGTCAAATTGTCCAAAAGTATGGAGGTATTCGTCCAGGAAGTGACGCAGGCTCACACGGCCATGGGCTCGCCTGCTTACATGTCTCCGGAACAGTGCCGGGACGCCTCGCAAGTGGACTTGCGGGCGGATATCTATTCTCTGGGCTGCACTCTGTATGTACTGCTGACCGGCAGGCCCCCCTTCTCCGGGGAGACGGCTCTCGAAGTGATGAGTAAGCATGCGTTTGAAGACCCGATTCCTCCCGATCAGATCGTTAAAGAGGTGCCAGCCGAAGTTTCCAATCTGCTCATGCGCATGATTGCCAAGAGCCCCGATGTTCGCTACCCGAGCATGAAAGAATTGATCGAGGATTTCGAACTCTACCTCATTGGGGACACGGGTAAAGAATCGACGCCGGAACAGGACACTTCCGAACTGCAGGGTTTGGTCCATCAGTTCAACTCTGTCCCCGCAGTCAAACACCGAAAGCTGGCCCTTTTAAGTTTTGCCCTGGTGGGAACTTTGGGATCACTACTTTTATTGTTTTCCGGTTCGGTGTATGGTTTGGCTCTACTGCTCACAATCTTTCAAACTGTTCTGGCTTACTTCCTACTTCAGGGAATCCGGGAGAAAACCTATTTATTCTCCAAGGTACGCGAATGGCTGTTCGGAAGTCGGTTTATCGATTGGCTGACTTATCTAGCAGGTGCGGCGTTACTTGTGTTCGCCAGTTATTTGACCGGAATGCTCGCGCTCTGGATCGGGTCGCTGCTCCTCGCGGGAATCTGGGCTTTTGCCTTTTATTTTTTATTCGACAACAAGATCAATTCTGTTCGGGAACCCATCATCGAGGCCGCGGAGAAGATTCTGCGCGGCTGGCGTATGCAGGGTCGGGAGGAATCGGAACTTCAACTGTTGGTGGCTCAGACGGCCGGTCGTCATTGGGAGGAGTTCTATGAAGCACTGTTCGGCTACGAATCGAAGCTGGCAATGCGGACTGAGTTGGGAGAGCAGAACCCGCAACTAGTGATCCATCGCTATGCGACTTGGCGCGAACCGATTATCAATCGAATTCAATCGATTCAAAATGCGAGAAAAGCGCAGCGTGAGAAGAAATTTCTGGAGAAAGTCGAGGTTCAAAAACTGGAAGCGGAAGGCTTCAGTCGGGCCGATGCGCGGGTGCGAGCCGAGGCCCAGGCCGATCGCATGGTGGAAAAAGCCGAGGAGGTATCCAAGGGGCGTAAAGCCATTCGCATGAACGATTTCTTGGAAGACGAGGAAGTGCCTGCCAAACGAGCTGTTAAGCCCTTAAGCATGAAGATCGAGGAGACGATCGGTTCACTGGTCGGTCCGAAAGTTCGATTTTTGTTGGCAGCCCTTCTCATCGCGGGAGGTTGCTTGTGGATTCGGGAAAACCTGAACGAGTTTAAAGCGAATCTCCCAAATAATCTCGAAAATCCGGAGTCGGCCTTGCGGACCTTTCTCGAAGCCACGGAGAACGCTCGCCCCCTTCAGCTTTCCCTGCTGCCGAATTCTATCAACGGTTTATTCACCTATTTCAATCCGCTGGTGGCCGGTTTATTACTGCTTTTGTCACTGGGTTATCGCGGGCGAATCATGTCGATCTGTTTCCTCGCCGGATCGGGCATCGCTTTTGTCGGACACAAGTTTGGCATCCCAGGAGTGATGGGCGTCAAATCGGAAGTGATCTCCATCGTGGTCGGTTGCGTCATCAGTATCTTCGGTTACCTCATGGCCCGCAGGGAGCGATATTAA
- a CDS encoding Gfo/Idh/MocA family protein, with translation MSEASMNTPNRREFVAASTVAGVGLLSGGVFAAGNETIRIGLIGCGGRGSGAAVNALNADPNVKLVAMGDAFPDRLESSLAGFLKKGKLKDKIDVPAERRFTGFDAYKNVIANSDVVLLCTPPHFRPMHLKAAIEAGKHVFCEKPVAVDASGVRSVMETARLAKQKNLALCSGFCYRYEFAKREWVKRIHDGVIGDVTAMQVNYNTGPLWWNREKKDWKPEQYSSMEYQMRNWYYYTWLSGDHLVEQHCHNIDKACWIMNSYPVAATGLGGRQLRTDEKYGNIFDHHSVIFEYENGARVFSFCRQMPGCSSGVSDIVFGTKGIGENQEFTEGYPRLKPNSGSAWKFTDPNSDMYDQEHVELFASIRKGSPINDGESAARSTLMAIMGRTATYTGQRVTWDFMNKSKLVLAPTAYDMAAQVPAELAKVAIPGKTALV, from the coding sequence ATGTCGGAAGCATCAATGAACACGCCGAATCGTCGCGAATTTGTGGCCGCCTCAACTGTGGCAGGCGTGGGCCTGCTTTCGGGAGGCGTTTTTGCTGCGGGCAATGAAACCATCCGAATCGGCTTGATTGGTTGCGGTGGCCGAGGTAGTGGTGCCGCGGTGAATGCCCTGAACGCCGACCCGAATGTTAAACTAGTGGCGATGGGAGACGCGTTTCCGGACCGACTGGAATCCTCTCTGGCGGGCTTCCTGAAAAAAGGGAAGTTGAAAGATAAAATCGATGTTCCCGCCGAACGCCGATTCACTGGCTTCGATGCTTACAAAAACGTAATCGCAAATAGCGATGTCGTGCTGCTCTGCACTCCGCCGCACTTCCGACCAATGCACCTGAAGGCGGCGATCGAAGCCGGCAAACACGTTTTCTGTGAAAAACCGGTCGCTGTCGATGCTTCCGGGGTTCGCAGTGTGATGGAAACCGCGCGTCTGGCCAAGCAGAAGAACCTGGCTCTTTGCTCCGGTTTCTGCTACCGCTATGAATTTGCCAAGCGCGAATGGGTGAAGCGTATTCACGATGGCGTCATCGGCGACGTGACTGCGATGCAGGTGAATTACAACACGGGGCCGCTGTGGTGGAACCGCGAGAAGAAAGATTGGAAGCCCGAGCAGTATTCCTCCATGGAATACCAGATGCGCAACTGGTACTACTACACCTGGCTGTCCGGCGATCATCTGGTCGAGCAGCACTGCCATAACATCGATAAAGCCTGCTGGATCATGAACAGCTATCCGGTGGCCGCAACTGGTTTGGGCGGCCGGCAACTTCGCACCGATGAAAAGTACGGTAATATTTTCGATCACCACAGTGTAATCTTCGAATATGAAAACGGCGCTCGCGTCTTCAGCTTCTGCCGTCAGATGCCCGGCTGCAGCAGCGGGGTTTCGGATATCGTTTTCGGAACTAAGGGGATCGGCGAGAATCAGGAATTTACGGAAGGGTACCCCCGCCTGAAACCGAATTCAGGTTCTGCGTGGAAATTTACCGATCCCAATTCCGACATGTACGACCAGGAACATGTGGAACTTTTCGCCAGCATTCGCAAAGGGAGCCCAATCAACGATGGAGAATCGGCCGCGAGAAGCACCCTGATGGCCATCATGGGCCGTACGGCAACCTATACCGGCCAAAGGGTGACCTGGGACTTCATGAACAAATCGAAACTGGTTCTTGCACCGACTGCGTACGACATGGCCGCCCAGGTTCCCGCGGAACTGGCTAAGGTCGCTATTCCGGGCAAGACTGCTTTAGTTTGA
- a CDS encoding response regulator has translation MKTVFTTGEAAKICKVSQQTIIRCFDNGQLKGFRVPGSRFRRIPREALYKFMKDNGIPTDALESGKRKVLLVDDDAELLELINNVLNEDGRFEVRTAGNGFDAGMMVKDYRPDLIVLDVMLPDINGREVCHRVRADSALEDVRILCISGMIEEDKIQELRLSGADDFLHKPFEIEALIDRMCGLLDMEPATAALV, from the coding sequence ATGAAAACGGTGTTCACGACGGGCGAAGCTGCGAAAATCTGCAAGGTGAGTCAGCAGACCATCATTCGCTGCTTCGACAATGGCCAACTGAAAGGATTCCGGGTTCCGGGATCTCGGTTTCGGCGAATTCCGCGCGAAGCTCTTTACAAGTTCATGAAAGACAATGGCATCCCAACCGATGCTCTCGAAAGCGGCAAGCGTAAAGTGCTGCTGGTCGACGACGATGCCGAATTGCTGGAACTGATCAACAACGTACTGAACGAAGACGGACGCTTCGAAGTCCGCACCGCTGGCAACGGATTCGACGCCGGCATGATGGTCAAGGACTACCGTCCCGACCTCATCGTTCTGGATGTAATGCTGCCGGATATCAACGGCCGCGAAGTTTGCCACCGCGTCCGGGCGGACAGTGCTCTGGAAGATGTGCGCATTCTTTGCATCAGCGGTATGATCGAAGAAGACAAGATTCAGGAGTTGCGACTCAGCGGTGCAGACGACTTCCTGCACAAACCGTTCGAGATCGAAGCCCTGATTGACCGGATGTGCGGACTGCTGGATATGGAGCCAGCTACCGCAGCCCTGGTTTGA
- a CDS encoding sensor histidine kinase has product MTQGEGEHSTGADWLRPESATIAALTRLHPMQNWDCLQRDPALLLLIANHLHHRVTPGTLTEAIADILDSDHLLRRIEAQLDQPSDSLQPSTLERMQRRLDLATACSKILAWNDGPAIRFAAGLMEIGLYFVDDREIPSSIELQVEKWGLHLGEIHRRLARRNHWPVWLREALSRWMLPTRPADANPVLQALRVVDELDRALQQGSLPAEIINKCNLSPEQFRKIVIMIGELKFRRPAANPGLRPWLAAALETRQQARTNISDEEMDLLERQVAQPKSYLDEADLRNQKLRSLAEFAGGASHEINNPLAIISGHAQYLLNHTEEEKWQKALWAIIRQTERVHAILNDVMRFARPGLLHEESVDVGEVLQQLVNEYKPVAEPKRISLSSQAGQALFIKADRAQLKHGLGCLLVNSIEAIVSNGWAKFDTTIDANGALTIAIEDSGPGIPASQIDHIFDPFFSGRSAGRGKGLGLSIAWRVADLHGGSIRYSPKPNGPTRFEIELPSDRLQNSLGRMSA; this is encoded by the coding sequence ATGACCCAGGGAGAGGGCGAACATTCCACCGGAGCCGATTGGCTGCGTCCGGAGTCCGCTACCATTGCGGCTCTGACTCGCTTGCATCCCATGCAAAACTGGGATTGCCTGCAGCGCGACCCCGCGTTGCTGTTGCTGATTGCCAACCACCTCCACCATCGCGTGACGCCCGGTACTTTAACCGAGGCGATCGCCGACATTCTCGATTCCGATCATCTCCTGCGAAGAATCGAAGCTCAACTCGATCAGCCTTCAGATTCCCTACAGCCCTCGACACTGGAAAGAATGCAGCGCCGACTCGATCTGGCGACGGCTTGCAGCAAAATCCTGGCCTGGAACGATGGCCCCGCAATACGGTTCGCCGCCGGATTGATGGAAATTGGGCTGTATTTCGTCGATGACCGTGAAATCCCCTCGTCGATTGAACTTCAAGTTGAAAAATGGGGGCTTCATCTCGGAGAAATTCACCGAAGACTGGCTCGCAGAAATCACTGGCCGGTCTGGCTCCGGGAAGCTCTGAGCCGATGGATGTTGCCGACGCGACCCGCCGACGCGAATCCGGTTCTACAGGCGCTGCGAGTTGTCGATGAACTCGATCGGGCTCTGCAGCAGGGAAGCCTACCTGCTGAGATTATCAATAAATGCAATTTGTCTCCGGAACAATTCAGGAAGATTGTAATTATGATCGGAGAATTGAAATTTCGTCGTCCCGCAGCCAATCCCGGCCTCCGTCCGTGGCTTGCCGCCGCGCTGGAGACTCGTCAGCAGGCTCGAACGAATATCAGCGATGAAGAAATGGATCTGCTGGAACGGCAGGTTGCCCAGCCGAAAAGTTATCTCGACGAAGCCGATTTGCGGAATCAAAAATTGCGTTCCCTCGCGGAATTCGCGGGCGGGGCTTCTCACGAGATCAACAATCCACTTGCCATTATCTCCGGACATGCTCAGTATCTCTTGAATCATACTGAAGAGGAAAAATGGCAAAAAGCCCTTTGGGCCATCATCCGCCAGACCGAGCGCGTACATGCGATTCTGAACGATGTCATGCGTTTTGCTCGCCCCGGTTTGCTCCACGAGGAATCGGTCGATGTCGGGGAAGTGCTTCAACAACTGGTCAACGAATACAAGCCGGTGGCTGAGCCGAAGCGAATTTCGCTATCCTCTCAGGCAGGACAAGCCCTGTTTATCAAGGCCGACCGGGCTCAGCTGAAACATGGTCTGGGCTGTCTGCTGGTAAATTCCATTGAAGCGATTGTCAGCAATGGGTGGGCCAAGTTCGATACAACGATCGATGCGAACGGCGCACTGACGATTGCCATCGAAGACAGCGGCCCGGGGATCCCGGCGAGCCAGATCGATCATATTTTCGATCCCTTTTTCTCCGGCCGCAGTGCAGGACGCGGCAAGGGATTGGGATTGTCCATAGCATGGCGAGTGGCCGATCTGCATGGCGGATCGATCCGTTATTCCCCCAAGCCGAATGGACCCACCCGATTCGAAATCGAATTGCCTTCGGATAGGCTGCAGAATTCGCTTGGCCGGATGAGTGCCTAA
- a CDS encoding phytoene desaturase family protein has product MPESYDAIIIGGGHNGLVCAAYLGRAGCKVLVLERREVLGGCCVTEEIWPGYKVSPAAYVNSLLRPEIIRDLDLKKHGFAMLPRNPSSFTPFPDGRYLMMGPDREATQKEIAKFSHKDAEAYPQYEAMLEKVAAFLEPLLVETPPDPWGSFRDLTKLARLGWKFRKLGRKVGVEAIEILSGAARPILDRWFESDELKATIATDAVIGAFAAPSMPGTAYVLFHHVMGECDGAKGVWGYVRGGMGTISNSIAAAARAVGVEIRTEAEVGRILIKEGRATGVALRDGTEFHAKRVISNADANVTFLKLTDPKELPDDFRQAVKNIDYSSATVKINVCVSEPPQFKALPGTGVGPQHHGTMHICPSPDYIERAYDEAKYGRPSENPMLECTMATALDNTLAPAGKHIISMFIQYAPYHLKGTTWELEMDKFADRCFDILNEYAPNFKNSVIDRMVIPPPEMERLWGITGGNIMQGSMGLASMFSLRPVAGFANYKSPIKGLYMCGAATHPGGGVMGACGWNAARAILKDKIR; this is encoded by the coding sequence ATGCCGGAATCGTACGATGCGATCATTATTGGCGGCGGGCATAACGGATTAGTATGTGCGGCCTATCTCGGCAGGGCTGGTTGCAAAGTTCTGGTTCTCGAACGTCGGGAAGTTCTCGGCGGTTGCTGCGTGACCGAGGAAATCTGGCCCGGTTACAAGGTTTCCCCAGCCGCTTATGTCAATAGTCTGCTTCGTCCCGAAATCATCCGCGATCTCGATCTGAAAAAGCATGGGTTCGCCATGCTGCCGCGCAATCCCTCATCGTTCACTCCCTTCCCGGATGGCCGCTATCTGATGATGGGACCCGATCGCGAAGCGACGCAAAAAGAAATTGCCAAGTTCAGCCACAAGGATGCGGAAGCCTACCCCCAGTACGAAGCGATGCTCGAAAAAGTCGCGGCCTTTCTGGAACCGCTATTGGTCGAAACTCCTCCCGATCCCTGGGGCAGTTTTCGCGATTTGACCAAACTCGCACGGCTGGGTTGGAAGTTCCGCAAACTGGGCCGGAAAGTCGGCGTCGAGGCCATTGAAATTCTCAGCGGGGCCGCTCGTCCCATTCTCGACCGCTGGTTCGAATCGGATGAATTGAAAGCGACAATTGCCACCGATGCGGTGATCGGGGCTTTTGCGGCACCTTCGATGCCAGGCACAGCCTATGTGCTCTTCCACCATGTCATGGGGGAGTGCGACGGCGCCAAGGGGGTCTGGGGATACGTTCGCGGTGGGATGGGGACGATCAGTAACAGCATCGCCGCCGCCGCTAGAGCGGTTGGTGTGGAAATTCGAACGGAGGCGGAAGTCGGAAGAATTCTGATCAAGGAGGGCCGTGCCACAGGAGTAGCGTTAAGGGATGGTACGGAATTCCACGCCAAGCGAGTGATTTCGAACGCCGATGCGAATGTCACCTTCCTGAAGCTTACCGATCCCAAGGAGCTACCGGACGACTTCCGGCAAGCAGTCAAAAATATCGACTACAGTTCAGCGACTGTCAAAATTAACGTTTGCGTCAGCGAACCACCTCAGTTCAAGGCTTTACCCGGTACGGGCGTCGGCCCGCAACACCACGGCACCATGCACATCTGTCCGAGCCCGGATTACATCGAGCGGGCCTATGACGAGGCCAAGTATGGCCGTCCTTCAGAAAATCCGATGCTGGAATGCACGATGGCGACGGCTCTCGATAATACTCTAGCCCCAGCGGGCAAACATATTATCAGTATGTTCATTCAGTATGCTCCCTACCATCTTAAAGGGACTACCTGGGAGCTAGAGATGGATAAATTTGCGGACCGCTGCTTCGATATCCTCAATGAGTACGCACCCAATTTCAAAAACAGTGTAATCGATCGCATGGTCATTCCACCGCCGGAAATGGAGCGGCTCTGGGGCATCACGGGTGGCAATATCATGCAGGGCTCCATGGGGTTGGCTAGCATGTTCAGCTTGCGGCCAGTTGCTGGATTTGCGAATTACAAGAGCCCGATAAAGGGGCTTTACATGTGTGGAGCGGCCACACACCCGGGCGGCGGCGTAATGGGGGCTTGTGGTTGGAATGCCGCGCGAGCCATTCTTAAAGACAAAATTCGCTGA